In Cryptomeria japonica unplaced genomic scaffold, Sugi_1.0 HiC_scaffold_287, whole genome shotgun sequence, a single window of DNA contains:
- the LOC131870098 gene encoding uncharacterized protein LOC131870098 isoform X2 gives MTAAAPMNKMPATTLILGVLKSNDGNGDHHVCWNWHGYCRRHRRIEITALYDTSYYSGAISCPLGKNNRKEITAVG, from the exons ATGACTGCAGCAGCGCCCATGAATAAAATGCCGGCCACAACGTTAATATTGGGCGTTTTGAAGAG TAATGATGGGAATGGCGATCATCATGTTTGCTGGAACTGGCATGGCTACTGCAGAAGACACAGAAG GATCGAAATCACTGCTCTCTATGACACAAGCTACTACTCAGGCGCCATTTCATGTCCACTCGGCAAGAATAACAGAAAGGAAATCACGGCCGTCGGATAG
- the LOC131870098 gene encoding uncharacterized protein LOC131870098 isoform X1 has protein sequence MAFKIEYEWFFAVMMGMAIIMFAGTGMATAEDTEGSKSLLSMTQATTQAPFHVHSARITERKSRPSDSVETVLAEMPITEQAALRDAIFFLFFLLFLTSLAILCLFSASKL, from the exons ATGGCATTTAAGATAGAATATGAGTGGTTCTTTGCAGTAATGATGGGAATGGCGATCATCATGTTTGCTGGAACTGGCATGGCTACTGCAGAAGACACAGAAG GATCGAAATCACTGCTCTCTATGACACAAGCTACTACTCAGGCGCCATTTCATGTCCACTCGGCAAGAATAACAGAAAGGAAATCACGGCCGTCGGATAGTGTTGAAACTGTATTAGCTGAGATGCCGATAACTGAGCAGGCGGCTTTGAGAGACGcgatcttcttcttgttctttttactCTTTCTCACTTCTCTGGCTATTCTCTGCTTATTCTCTGCATCAAAGTTATAG
- the LOC131870099 gene encoding uncharacterized protein LOC131870099, translating to MALERKYAYFFVVMVGMAMLMAAGTSIAAEGDKDRLISLDPLTKATAETTRTIETKSGSSESVPRGSTRIVVKEKADKRDEIIFVLHLVIINLVIVTSSIVFFPIRS from the exons ATGGCATTAGAGAGAAAATATGCCTATTTCTTTGTCGTAATGGTGGGAATGGCGATGCTCATGGCTGCTGGAACTAGCATTGCCGCTGAGGGAGACAAAGACA GATTGATATCTCTGGACCCTCTGACAAAGGCTACTGCTGAGACGACAAGGACAATTGAAACGAAATCTGGGTCATCTGAAAGTGTTCCAAGAGGTTCTACTCGCATTGTGGTAAAAGAAAAGGCAGATAAGAGAGACGAAATCATCTTCGTCTTACAtttggtcattatcaatcttgtaatCGTTACCTCTTCAATCGTTTTCTTTCCGATTCGATCTTAG